The DNA region TCTATCGTGGCGAACCTATTATTGAGTAAGTCCTTTTAGAGTGTTTCTAAATACTAGCTGCTTTCGCCTGTAGCCGGCTCTATTTATTCAACCCACGTTAAAGTTGTGGAAAGTAGTTAACAATTTTGAAAAGTTCCTAAAAAATCACAGGATATAAGCAAATAAAAAATTTTGATCCCTGGGGAGCCcgatacaaaaattttaaaactgtTTTCCTCGTCAAAATATAggagttttgaaaaatgtcatacaacaaaatattgtcAGGTGTCAGAGTTACAGATGTTAGTAATTCCGTAGCATCTTCTGAAGAAGAGAAGATGCAAGTAATGCAACGCACTGTAATGGATGTCAACCATCTAGTCAAGAGTAAAAACAGAATCAATATCTCAAATCGACTGTATCATTTTACCATCAATTAACTTTGCGCTTTTACAGAAATAACTAGTAGTACAATCTACATATTAACAAGTTCATCAATTACACAGTACTTTTGGCTTTCTCTACAATATACTACGGATCGAAAGCAGCCACCAAGTCCCCCACGGAGTTTCCATTGATCAAGGACGCAGAAGGCTTCTTTGAGTTTCTCGGAGTCTGCATATTCAGCATGGAAGGCATGGGAATGACGATTCCTATTGAGAACTTTATGAAGAAACCGAAACATTTTCCTTCGGTATTATGCGTGGGTACGATACTATTTTGAGTCACCAACTAAATAGTTCAACGAAAATGTTGGGGTTTTCATGAGCTAAAGAGTTTATATGGCAAGCTTTGATCTCTAGTTCCTTGCTAGCTAGTAGATCCTTCAAAACCAAAACTCAAACCACATGGAATAACAAGGAGTCGCCATAGCCGGATACGGTTTGGATAAATATACTTATaatgcatttgaaattgaaggAAAATTAAACATTGATGGTAGTAGCATGACCTATATGCCTGTATACTACTCTGTTCGTTCCTATATGCCTGTATACTACTCACAGTTAAAAATAGTAgttttatataaatacttataatttacTTTCAGGGATGTCTGCGGTGATTAGCATTGTAGCGACAATTGGATTCTTCGGCTACTGGGGTTTTGGTGAAGAGGCCAGTACTCCTATCACTATGAATTTTCCGTGGGAACCGTGAGTATTATAAACTCTGTTGAAATGTTccttaacatttttttctattacattatttatatacatgTTTCACTCATCCGATCCCTAAGAAACCTCTTCCTCCATTGTTTATCCCCGCCCGATCTTGATACCTAGTCACTTACTATAATCATCCGAAACAGTACTACTATTAGATGTAAAACTAGAAGCACTTGTTTTGtctttgaatttggaacttttaGTAACTATATAAAAGTTCAGCAGCAATTGCGGAATATGCAGCAAATTATGTAGATTTCCTCAAATTGATGACTTCTTTTTAGCTACCCGATCATTTTGAAAAGCAGTTTGGCTGTGGTTCTCTACGTGACGTTTGGTCTTAACTTCTGGGCCCCCTTCAACCTGGTGTGGTACTACATCAAGGTCAAACACAACCCGAACAGATATTGGTGTACAGAGCGTGTGTACAGAGCTATAATTGTGATCGCGCTTGTCTTGTTTGCCATAGCATTCCCGAACATCAATGCCTTTATGGGGTTTGTTAGTAGTTTTTGTGCCAATTATATCTTATATTTCGTGGAGTGATAACCCAAACTTACTAATTGGTGGTAACCATCAACAGTGTCTCTGCCATACGTCATAGTCGATGCTAGAAATGAAGGATAAACTCTTTGCACTTAATGCATTAAATATGTACATCATTAAGCTCTGGTTCTGAATTGTCAATGCCATGTATTTAGAGAATTCTGAAACTGTATATTATAGTTGTGGTGCTTAACTTTAAACtcaggtaaatccattctgctataaggttgatatCAGTTATCCTTCTTTTCCAGCTGAGGTTAGTTCTGCATCATACTGTCATTACTGTTCTTGTCGTTAAATACATGACAATGATTGATAACTGACAAAAGTAATGCGtcaggtatttttatttatttattcctctcTTTATCTTGTTaacgttttattttaataaattcattATTTAGGTAACATCCAGAGTTTGAAAAGCTGGCAATTTTTTTGTGAATCAATGAGTAGGTCGCTTTTCAGATCGGTTCCTTCGGGGTCGGTTTAAGCGGCTTCATGTACCCAGCCACCATCGATATCATAGTCAAGTGGCATGACCCTGGCCTCGGTTGGCACAAGTGGAAGCTTGGCAAGTTCTTCCTGGTTTTCGCTTTTGGCATGTTCCTGTGTCTTATGGGGGGCTACTGCAACCTCAGGAACTTATTGACGGAGTCCGATGCGTAATCATTTGCACCAACCCAAGAAGTGCGACCAAAAAGTCTCATTATATTTGAAAAAGATAACTTGGCCGTCACCTTTGGTCTTCAAAAAACCTAATGCGCAGACGTTTTTCGGAATACGACATGCTGACAAAGCTAAGTAAGAATTATCTATTAGTCTCGCCTGGCTTTCAGATTCCTAATTGGCAAACGAGGCTTACCTAATTATTTgg from Leguminivora glycinivorella isolate SPB_JAAS2020 chromosome 14, LegGlyc_1.1, whole genome shotgun sequence includes:
- the LOC125233144 gene encoding proton-coupled amino acid transporter-like protein pathetic isoform X2, which translates into the protein MSGRRRGRYPRGLQKVWTDQWAYHQHPGGFMLVHSKMILVSSAQLMYGRLQVPSLTYPELAEASLKTCPFPKLAKYSSVFRYMVDTTICINLFGSCCVYSVIIARTIKQLLELANVVAEASLRVYIAYMLIPLVLIAMILNLKYLAPFSIVANLLLILLAFSTIYYGSKAATKSPTEFPLIKDAEGFFEFLGVCIFSMEGMGMTIPIENFMKKPKHFPSVLCVGMSAVISIVATIGFFGYWGFGEEASTPITMNFPWEPYPIILKSSLAVVLYVTFGLNFWAPFNLVWYYIKVKHNPNRYWCTERVYRAIIVIALVLFAIAFPNINAFMGFLRLVLHHTVITVLVVKYMTMIDN
- the LOC125233144 gene encoding proton-coupled amino acid transporter-like protein pathetic isoform X1, which codes for MSGRRRGRYPRGLQKVWTDQWAYHQHPGGFMLVHSKMILVSSAQLMYGRLQVPSLTYPELAEASLKTCPFPKLAKYSSVFRYMVDTTICINLFGSCCVYSVIIARTIKQLLELANVVAEASLRVYIAYMLIPLVLIAMILNLKYLAPFSIVANLLLILLAFSTIYYGSKAATKSPTEFPLIKDAEGFFEFLGVCIFSMEGMGMTIPIENFMKKPKHFPSVLCVGMSAVISIVATIGFFGYWGFGEEASTPITMNFPWEPYPIILKSSLAVVLYVTFGLNFWAPFNLVWYYIKVKHNPNRYWCTERVYRAIIVIALVLFAIAFPNINAFMGFIGSFGVGLSGFMYPATIDIIVKWHDPGLGWHKWKLGKFFLVFAFGMFLCLMGGYCNLRNLLTESDA
- the LOC125233144 gene encoding proton-coupled amino acid transporter-like protein pathetic isoform X3, which translates into the protein MSGRRRGRYPRGLQKVWTDQWAYHQHPGGFMLVHSKMILVSSAQLMYGRLQVPSLTYPELAEASLKTCPFPKLAKYSSVFRYMVDTTICINLFGSCCVYSVIIARTIKQLLELANVVAEASLRVYIAYMLIPLVLIAMILNLKYLAPFSIVANLLLILLAFSTIYYGSKAATKSPTEFPLIKDAEGFFEFLGVCIFSMEGMGMTIPIENFMKKPKHFPSVLCVGMSAVISIVATIGFFGYWGFGEEASTPITMNFPWEPYPIILKSSLAVVLYVTFGLNFWAPFNLVWYYIKVKHNPNRYWCTERVYRAIIVIALVLFAIAFPNINAFMGSVPSGSV